The sequence tGGTGCGCCGTTGGTGCTGGTTTGATTTTTTGTATCTGCTGCCTGAATTTGTTTATGAAAGTCTCTGGTTCAGTGTAATCTCCTTGGTTGAAGAACTCGCCCGGTAGGCGTAACGGGGTCCCATACAGCATTTCCGCAGCTGAAGCTTTGATATCTTCTTTGTAGTAAGTACGCAACCCCAAGAGCACCGTTGGAAGGACTTCCGTCCATTCGGGATTATTGTGACAGGTGATTGCCGATTTTAATGACCTGTGCCATCGCTCTATCATTCCATTTGCCGCTGGGTGGTAAGCTGTGGTTCTTATTTTACAGCAACCTAAAAGTTTTACCAGAGATATAAACAATTGTGACTCTAATTGCGTACCTTGGTCTGTGGTGATGGTTAACGGCGTGCCAAATCTAGGTATCCAGTTGTTGAAGATTGCTGTAGCTATtgtattcgcagatatatctatTACTGGGATCGCTTCAGGCCAGCGTGTGAAACGGTCTATGATTGTTACGAAATAACGAAATCCTTTTGATGGTGGAAGTGGACCAACAATATCAATGTGTAGGTGTTCGAATCTTCCTGCCGGGATTTCTATATGTTTTGGTTCCTTTTTGACGTGTCTATGGATCTTGCTTCTCTGACAAGGTAAGCATAAGCGTGCCCATTCCGCGATTTGCTTCTTCATATGTGGCCAAACGAAacttttacaaataattttccTGGTGCTGCGACCGCTGGGGTGCGACAGATTATGTACAGAATCGAATACCCTTTTTCTCAAGGTTTGAGGTAAGTATGGTCTTAAGGCATTATTATAGGTATCACAGTAAATGCGTATGTTGCAGTCGCGTACTGGAACTTTCTGCAACTTCCATCTGTCTCCCATCATCGGGTCCTTTAGAATGTTCTGCAGTTCTTGATCTTGCCTTTGTTCTTCTGCTATTTCCTCTGTTGTCATTAGGACTGGTAGGTCTATTGTCTCTATGCGAGATAGGGTGTctgccaccgtgtttctgtatccttgaATGTGCTCAATTTGTGTGGTGTACTGCCCTATAAAGTCTAACTGTCTTTGTTGCCTTGGCGTAGCCTTATCACTTTTTTGCTGAAATGCATAAGTTAGCGGCTTATGATCggttttaataattatagacCTACCTTCAGCCCAgtacttgaaatattttaaactcTTATATATTGCTAAAAGTTCACGATCGTACGTGCTGTATTTTCTTTGAGCTTTTTCTAGCTTCCTAGAAAAAAAACCCAACGGTTCCCAGATGCCGTCGTTGAGTTGCTCCAGTACAGCGCCAATAGCAGTATCCGATGCATCTGTCTTCAAAGCCAACTGAACCCCTGTTTTGGGGTAGTGTAGGAGGGTTGCGTTCGCCATTTGCTTCTTGCATCTCTCAAATGCTTCCTCCGCTGCTGTCGTCCACCTGATTGGCTTATTACCGTTTCCTTTTCCGTTTGCGGTTATCTGGTTAAGTGGTATCTGCGTTTCTGCTGCTGCTGGCAGGAATCTCCTGTAGAAATTGATAATGCCTAAAAATCTCTTTAGTTCGCGTGTTGTCTTGGGCTTGGGGTAGTTCTGCAACGCTTTCACACGCTCGTTCAGCGGTGAAACTCCTTCGCTGCTTATGGTGCAGCCCAAGTATTCTACAGTGTTCTTCGCAAACTGGCACTTGTCAACGTTGATTCTCAGCCCGTGGTCTTGCAGTCTTTTGAATAATGTCTTCAAATGCAGCTCATGTTCCGCCGAGTTTCTTGAGGCTACTATAATGTCGTCAATGTAGCACCGGCAGAAATCTAAGTCCCTTAGGATATTGTCCATTACACGTTGGAATGTCTGAGCTGCATTAGACAATCCAAATGGCATTACTATGTATTCAAACAAGCCGAATGGCGTTATAACAGCAGTCTTATGCCGATCCTGAACGGCTACAGGTACTTGATGATAGGCTTTCCTTAAGTCTACAACTGAGAATATTCTTGACCCATTGAAATTTTGCACAATATCGTGTATGTGGTACAGGGGGTACTTGTCAGGTACAGTTACGCTGTTAAGCCTACGATAATCGCCACAAATCCTCCACTCACCTGACTTTTTGCGGATCATATGTAATGGGCTCGCCCACTGGCTTTTGGATGGTTGGATTATGCCCTCGTTTAGCATGTGCTGAAATTCCTTCTTTGCCACTTGGAGCTTATCAGGTGGCAAACGACGTGCTCTTTCAGCCACTGGAGGTCCGTGGGTGGTAATGTAATGATAAACCTCTAACCTTTTTAATCCAAGGTTCTGTGGAAGCGTAACTGTTGGAAATTCTTTTAATAGAGTTTGAAATTGATTATTACTATTTATTGTAGATACGGTAGGCATTTCTGACTTTGTTAATGTACCACTGCGGTACAAGGTTGTTGTAGGGTCAATTAAGCGACGTTTGTTTAGGTCGACCAACAAATTGTAGTGGCGTAGGAAGTCAGCGCCAATAATTGCCTTACCTACATCTGCTACGACAAACCTCCAAGGGAACTGCCTGCGGAGGCCCAGAGACAAGGTTATTGTCTTGTTTCCAAAGGTATTTATAACTGTACCATTGGCTGCATAAAGTTTGAAGTCCGTTGGTGCGGGATGTCGTCTACGGTTACTGGGAATCACCGAAATGTCCGCACCTGTGTCTATCAAGAAGGCCATCCTCGATTCTCTGTCTGTGATGACGAGACGGTTCTTTGTTTGGTTGTCGTCAGCAACCGTCTCCACTTGCCACGACCTGTTTAGTTTTCCTGCTTCGAACGCGCGTCCGGTTCTGTCCAGCTGCAGGGCTGAGAGCATTTAAATGATCGCTCTCCAAACTTCCTATGATAAAAACAATAATCTGGTCTCTTAGTTTGGCGGTAACGATCAGCGCTTCTTCCGCGGGAGGAGCTACGTCTCTTAAAGAATCGGCCTCGGCTGCGGCTTCTGGGTCTTCTGCGAAAATTATCGAGAATCAACGTTTCCAATTGTTCCATTTTTCGCGTTAATGTTGCGATCTCTGAGCTTGGTTCACGCGGTGCTGTTCCACGATGCGTATTTGGCTCGCTTTCCGTAATGGCTGCCACTTCCGGAAACGACGATCTTTCGATCATTTTGTCCGCTAATGCTGCTAACTTATCCAATGCTGCGTCATCAACCACAGCCAGGAGTTCTTGCACCCGCGTGGGCAAACGCTGAAGCCATAACGTTTGCAAAACGCTTGCACTAACCTTTGCACCGGCGAGCAATTGCATCTCCCGTAACAATTCTGTCGGCTTCCGTCCGTTCAACTCGATCCCTGTAAGAAGCTGGCGAAGCTGTGTCTCCTCAGACGACGCCAACCGCTCTATCAGCGCTTCTTTAATCCTTCTGTACGAATCCTCGCACTCTGGGGCTGAGATTATGTCTGCGACGACTCTGATGATATTGCCGTCCAAATGTCGTAATACTGATGCACATTTTACCACATCAGACCTCACCCCGTACgccaaaaattctttttctagcATGGCGAACCATAGCTTAGGGTCGTCCTTCCAGAACGTAGGGAGCTTTACGCTCCTGAAATCGCTGGCGTTTACCTCTGCAGCTGTTCCAGCTTCCATCTTTTCTTTATCCGTCATTTTCGTAGGGTTTCGGCACCAGTTGTGGCGTTCGAAGGTTCAATAATCACGTGGACGCTGATTCTTTGgggtttataaaatatatatttctcgGTAGACCGTTACATTTTAACTATCGCTATTCAGTCTTTTTCTTTTGGGCGTCCCTTAAACTATATCTTATACCTAGAACGTAAACCTAATGTACCTAACTTATATGTACATAGTTTGTGGCTAAAAAGGGGAATCGCCTACATTGGcctttgacggtgtgacatctaacgtcattatgcagaataagaaacgaaagtgaggtggcgtagttgtcgaatcacatcatttgagagttctgtcgcggtgttgccacatctgtgacaatcctgaccatctagcaaaatgaattcactcgagccgagcgagactaattccaggcggacatagaaaaggacagcgcgatagaaagagaaggagtatcatgaatcaaacaacgtagtaccgatcggcggaaatacatatgttcgagttacacgccacgacagattcgatgagaccctataatacacataacgtacgcgactataaaacttatacgaataaaaactacatggcattaataatttgagaaaaggaatggaaaataaacagatgtaaattgatctatatatacaatttattcatttaaatattatcaatataggtatataaataataattagacgGCCGCCCGTCGCCCGCCGCCCGCTGCTCGCttcagcctcttctttctccgcgacgTCTGCATCGTCCATTACCATGACAGCCATCCCAGTCATGGCTAtggtattgaattttttttatctgaaatataataatggctactgttgtagacataatttccatttcacgcaaaatctaattctgccacatttcttacatagaagaatcaacgcttttacttacttgcgacgttgacggcctcggattctcctttctgttcccttttgtccgacttcgttccttagacctctttctcctgtttcttctatcctctttcttttcttcttcttcttcctcgtccatctgtgaagaaagtaatttatgtatagataacgtaatattaattatgtaagattatacttgccgattatacgtgatcagACAGCATATTCgcagtccatttgtcctggtaggtaatgctttcttgaatatacctatatataattttttaatttatttcgagaagaggaaaatgctctttttaatttctcaacaacaaaaatgttcatgcaaagatgaataaagatgaatgaagataaatattgaaaaaagaaaaagttaatgcAAATAGATGAtataggacattaataatttcatgaagggaataagaaaaaaattgtttcaactgaaaaaataaattttgagtccaacgctcgcttcgctccaaaaaacctcttctcgggaatcctttcttcgaaaatctgtaacaaattaaaaaatatagtatctcatcgcgtaactcacgagatcgtatgatccgcgagtacaattgctatttcatgcaattgtgaaccaccaacagagtcagtgttactgcagtagtgcgacgccggacagtagcaatattcgtgctactttctgagagagaccttttgcgcttttccAAGCTTGCTCTCCcctctgttataaattgaggctcccgaatgggcactcccctattgtaccggctatctattaattccggtaacatgcacaataaataaaattgaattaattttggctccatattcttttgccaaaaattatcgtctctatcgactctaatatactttaacccttttcgggtccaaatacaaaataagcaatattttctacctgtgacatgtaattgtccttgtacttggtagtaatagtagtggttcctattcaatgcatttccttctgcgtctgcaaatatatgccgaataactgcaacacttttgattgcctcctccggcaataaattctccgccgttttcggacatttgatttccacaatgccctcttcatctataagtccatctggcgaagctcctaagaacgggatggctctatcaataaataatccacattctttaatttcaacaccaatgcacacacttagttgttcacgtgcgaattttttgcattcctgtccatattgtactgcaggtgcactaatcagtcgtggatacactaacgacttcactgaatttccacagagcgtgccaattcgacgacggcatattcgtccgaaatttgaggccgtcaataatttagatttgtaattcaaccatctcggatttttcgcttgaccgatggtttcttcttcaatggcatctcttctattttgccaattctgtaacatttccatatgttttttttgctctaattcataaatattgttagccatatccggcttttcagcatctggtccgtaattggaatccttttcagaacggaattgtttccgcacgtgctttgtaatttttttttcctttctctttttactgtatttctcattttctttcttccttctatttcctattttgcgtaaaataatgggcggttccttgttcatcgccgtattcagacgcgacaacacttgttttgtgttatactgtaggacagcagcagcacatcttcccgtgtaaaatcccctctcgccgaaattcaatctttttcctcctgtatattttgcgatgattccgttgaaactttcgacggcattattgttgctgttatacagcaaactctcagcatgcgccaacagaggtcgaagtatttcGTTAATGTGTTcgtacactcccatcttcagcaattcgggaacaatgttcttttcatcttttttactcgttccatcgcagaagtattgtagttttgaacaatctgcgtgttcaccaaaaacatggctaggaacattgtgtatgccggcatacaaattcttaattttttcagcggttgttacttgctgactgtatctgtactctgctgcttttactatgtccgcacgcattcgccgaatgctgctttcaacgattcttctgaatggaccaggtgttgtcatctttacaacttctttcatttttctgcaaaagtttcgcaataaatgattcgtgcattcaattttttttacacgaatctgtgctttatatggacctgcatctataatttttttataaacgctgctgtccccatcagcaatcagtgttgaataaatcagcccacgtttttctacgctggtcttgaagccttcgactatagcgtcactttccatagccgttgatgcttggctggcgctccaatttttaaaacaggtgtgctttcgtggctcttctttctttttcgcagcacatcgacaaatcctgcataccttgtttctcacaccaataaataaaactttcttcgtgtgatatccaattataacgccgactccagacgcggaatcgtacgttccagtccggtatgatcgtttcatccagcttccatcggccacaacggggatgtgaggga comes from Osmia lignaria lignaria isolate PbOS001 chromosome 8, iyOsmLign1, whole genome shotgun sequence and encodes:
- the LOC143305606 gene encoding uncharacterized protein LOC143305606, whose product is MTDKEKMEAGTAAEVNASDFRSVKLPTFWKDDPKLWFAMLEKEFLAYGVRSDVVKCASVLRHLDGNIIRVVADIISAPECEDSYRRIKEALIERLASSEETQLRQLLTGIELNGRKPTELLREMQLLAGAKVSASVLQTLWLQRLPTRVQELLAVVDDAALDKLAALADKMIERSSFPEVAAITESEPNTHRGTAPQDPEAAAEADSLRDVAPPAEEALIVTAKLRDQIIVFIIGSLESDHLNALSPAAGQNRTRVRSRKTKQVVASGDGC